One Fusarium falciforme chromosome 1, complete sequence genomic window carries:
- a CDS encoding DUF2012 domain-containing protein gives MRLTVPETGALLSAFFSFALASDPLTLYLPAKPNPFTLPPSTHATLSSSGVHYSAPLSSSNTFVFRNVTPGSYLADIHAPTDAFHPLRIDIQVVEGAEHDVVQAWETFRGNDWGNKGEVVPVKEGSKGRGFEVRAIGSKNYFMERPQFSVFSILKNPMILMALVSLVLLVGMPKLMDSMDPELRAEFEAQQKNSPMNAVMNAQASGENPLTNFDMAAYLAGSNKKEGGNSGNNGGGSSKNQGVRR, from the exons ATGCGTCTCACGGTCCCCGAAACTGGCGCTCTCCTCagcgccttcttctcttttgcTCTCGCCTCTGATCCTCTTACGCTGTACCTCCCCGCGAAGCCGAACCCCTTCACCCTCCCGCCTTCCACCCACGCGAcgctctcctcctccggcgTGCACTACTCTGCGCCGCTATCTTCATCCAACACCTTTGTCTTCCGAAACGTCACTCCCGGGTCGTACCTCGCCGACATCCACGCCCCGACCGACGCGTTCCACCCGCTACGCATCGACATCCAGGTCGTCGAGGGCGCTGAGCACGATGTCGTCCAGGCGTGGGAGACTTTCCGCGGAAATGACTGGGGAAACAAGGGCGAGGTTGTCCCCGTGAAGGAGGGGAGCAAGGGGAGGGGATTCGAGGTTAGGGCGATTGGCTCTAAGAACTACTTTATGGAGAGGCCGCAAT TCTCTGTCTTTTCTATTCTCAAGAACCCCATGATCCTCATGGCTCTTGTCAGTTTGGTTCTGCTGGTCGGCATGCCCAAACTCATGGACAGCA TGGATCCCGAGCTGCGCGCCGAGTTTGAAGCTCAGCAGAAGAACAGCCCCATGAACGCCGTCATGAATGCACAGGCTTCGGGCGAGAACCCTCTCACCAACTTTGATATGGCTGCCTATCTCGCCGGCtccaacaagaaggagggcggAAACAGCGGCAACAATGGCGGTGGCTCTTCAAAGAACCAGGGCGTGAGACGGTAA
- a CDS encoding WW domain-containing protein, with the protein MDDFAPPTGPPPPKAPEVPAGWAVRWNDQYKEWFYVNIYTKKSQWEKPTAPVFPVGEDAPQGPPPGYQPGDGPVPTDTKKNPYDDQRNQTVGGPSSTEEDDAKLAARLQAEEDARARGGPGGPDVPAGYGGSNSPFPQSNSPYPQQSGSPYPTELPPRERSKSGGGFLGKLLGKGKQMAGGHQSGSPGGGYGGGYQQQQYYGQQPQGYPGQGPPMGYGAQPHYGQQGYGAPGGYGGYGGAPGYGGGYGGGYGGGHGGGFGGHSGGRKPGGGGMGMLGGAALGAGAGILGGALIADAINDNEQDAYQEGFEDGADYGDDGGDFGD; encoded by the exons ATGGACGACTTTGCTCCTCCAACTGGCCCGCCCCCGCCCAAGGCCCCCGAGGTCCCTGCCGGATGGGCCGTGCGATGGAACGACCAGTACAAGGAATG GTTCTACGTCAACATCTACACCAAAAAGTCCCAATGGGAGAAGCCCACTGCTCCCGTCTTCCCCGTCGGTGAGGATGCGCCCCAGGGCCCTCCTCCCGGATACCAGCCCGGCGACGGCCCTGTACCGACAGACACAAAAAAGAATCCCTATGACGACCAGCGCAACCAGACAGTCGGCGGCCCCTCTTCTACCGAGGAAGATGATGCTAAGCTTGCAGCCAGACtccaggctgaggaggatgcgcGCGCTCGCGGTGGCCCCGGTGGCCCTGATGTTCCTGCAGGATATGGCGGCTCAAATAGCCCTTTCCCTCAGAGCAACAGTCCTTATCCCCAGCAGTCTGGCAGTCCCTATCCTACAGAACTCCCTCCGAGGGAGAGGAGTAAGAGCGGTGGTGGCTTCCTAGGTAAACTACtgggcaagggcaagcaaaTGGCCGGAGGCCATCAGAGCGGTTCTCCTGGTGGCGGCTATGGAGGCGGCtaccagcaacagcagtATTACGGCCAACAACCCCAAGGATATCCTGGACAGGGTCCTCCCATGGGCTACGGCGCTCAACCCCATTACGGCCAACAAGGCTATGGCGCACCCGGTGGATATGGCGGTTACGGTGGTGCTCCCGGCTATGGTGGTGGCTACGGCGGTGGTTACGGAGGTGGCCACGGTGGCGGCTTCGGCGGCCACAGTGGTGGTCGCAAGCCGGGAGGTGGCGGTATGGGCATGCTGGGTGGTGCTGCTCTCGGTGCCGGTGCCGGTATTCTGGGTGGTGCTCTGATTGCGGATGCCATCAACGACAATGAACAAGACGCCTACCAGGAAGGTTTCG AAGATGGAGCCGActatggtgatgatggtggtgactTTGGTGACTAA
- a CDS encoding ATP-grasp domain-containing protein yields the protein MTVTDTTMKLPTVVLDTTLTDLYRQSGSPCADKCIGQVLGTFSATLTLGPKVPPNRKYIYQDSPFTSSHDVTPADDAITTIKYLSLLNQRDAFMCGTSPAIFFHMGSSSQRKRHDQKQVVKTLAILSDAQRPPLVFCDGPEYIPIKEANIDVVACKAISDYLEGYENVVPLETHWFLNTKRALAESGLPTPKSVAVTVEGFPINAESCCALCIENCLDGFVIPRGCAGARGTWLREQNSRLYQAVESYPLPFVLKSQMTFGGAGTFIVRTEKDRQGIINDFGKGFLSRLLSSVNEINSHLEPATLLFSDLIQDPIGDYGITFFVNEKGRRPIFLGVSEQIIEGDTAWIGSIIDYRQQNELRLKFSSLMVQISEWLQSYGYVGPAGADVLEDADGTLYVVDLNVRTTGSCSLPLLRTHFTSRGLDCASSFAVDVEKRRDDFINMFSSEFQEGRMCILSWYEDEMSGCSLGHLVVGAQDEASLKELTDRVRETCGHVIF from the coding sequence ATGACCGTCACCGACACGACCATGAAGCTGCCCACCGTGGTGCTAGACACTACGCTGACGGATCTATACCGTCAATCTGGGAGTCCCTGTGCCGACAAGTGTATTGGCCAGGTCCTTGGTACCTTTAGCGCGACTCTAACACTCGGTCCTAAGGTGCCTCCCAACCGCAAATACATCTATCAAGACAGCCCCTTCACTAGCAGCCATGATGTAACTCCCGCCGACGACGCTATAACGACCATCAAGTATCTCTCCCTCCTAAACCAGCGAGATGCTTTCATGTGTGGCACGTCGcctgccatcttcttccataTGGGTTCCTCGTCACAGCGCAAGAGGCATGACCAGAAGCAAGTTGTCAAGACGCTAGCCATACTATCGGATGCACAGCGACCTCCCCTCGTCTTCTGCGATGGACCCGAGTACATCCCCATCAAGGAAGCAAACATCGATGTGGTGGCGTGCAAGGCTATCAGCGACTACCTTGAGGGGTACGAAAACGTCGTGCCGCTCGAGACGCATTGGTTCCTCAACACGAAGCGCGCCCTCGCCGAGTCTGGTCTCCCGACGCCAAAGAGCGTGGCTGTCACTGTCGAGGGCTTCCCCATAAACGCCGAGTCATGCTGTGCGCTCTGCATCGAGAACTGTCTGGATGGCTTCGTCATACCCAGGGGCTGCGCGGGGGCCCGAGGGACGTGGTTGAGGGAGCAGAATTCGAGGTTGTACCAGGCCGTCGAGTCGTACCCGCTGCCGTTTGTGCTCAAGAGCCAAATGACGTTTGGAGGAGCGGGTACGTTCATCGTGAGGACCGAAAAGGATCGTCAAGGAATCATCAACGACTTCGGAAAGGGCTTTCTCAGTCGTCTGCTCTCGTCCGTCAACGAGATCAACTCGCACCTCGAACCAGCgaccctcctcttctcagACCTCATCCAAGACCCGATCGGCGACTACGGTATAACCTTTTTCGTCAACGAAAAAGGACGACGGCCCATCTTTCTCGGTGTCTCGGAGCAGATCATCGAGGGTGACACGGCATGGATCGGCAGCATTATCGACTACCGCCAGCAGAACGAGCTCCGTCTCAAGTTCTCCTCGCTGATGGTTCAGATCTCGGAATGGCTGCAGTCGTACGGCTACGTCGGGCCTGCGGGCGCAGACGTTCTTGAGGATGCCGATGGGACGCTTTATGTTGTCGACCTTAATGTGCGGACGACGGGGTCGTGTTCCCTGCCGCTGCTGAGGACTCACTTTACGAGTAGGGGCCTCGATTGTGCTTCTTCATTCGCTGTTGACGTGGAGAAGCGCAGAGATGACTTTATCAACATGTTTTCGAGCGAGTTCCAGGAAGGTCGCATGTGTATCCTAAGCTGGTACGAAGATGAGATGTCAGGATGTAGCTTAGGTCACTTGGTAGTAGGCGCACAGGACGAGGCGAGCTTAAAAGAGCTCACAGATCGAGTGAGGGAGACATGCGGGCATGTGATATTCTAA